The genomic region AAAATCAACCCAAATAGGGACACGACCACAACGGTGCCCCAAAGCAGCCAGCGGACCTTAGTCGTTGGAAAGATGCGGATGTAGAAGAACAAGAGGGCCAGTTTCATAAGAGAAACTTCGGCAAAGTAAATAATCTCCAAGATATAAAAATGTTTGATGAATGCAATCAACTGCTTCAGAGTCAGGGTCCAGGTATCACGGCCGATGCCGTTGGAGACCAGGGGGTGAGCGTTGATATAAGTGGCGGGCAAGCTGACAAGGAGCGCGATTAGGGTAAACAGATCGTCTAACCCGAAATCCATCTTTGCCCAGAACTTGTAGGCGAAGCGTTGTATGACGAAAATGGATGCGACGATGGAAAATGAGTTTGAAATGGCAACGTATCGGCTCGATTTATTGCGAACGGGCTCTTTGCAAGCCGTGACCGTGAGGTTCTTGGAGTCTGCAATTCTTAGCCCTGGTGCGTGGAAATTGGAATCAGAGCCATCACTCACACATGGTTTCCTCTATAGAGCAACTGATAAAGACGCACATCATAAAGGTGTCTTGTGTGCTTTTTTCGGTGCATAGTGACGACTGTTTGGCGGTATCGTGGGCCCTGTCGATGATGAGCGAAGAACACGGTCTCTGCATACTGGGTGTCAGCCTCTGGATCTCGAGAAAGTTTGAGCATTTCGTGACCGTGGTGGCATTGGACGCACCGCGCATTTCGGAAACAAGGTAAGCGTATTGGGCAGGGAAGCCGATTTGGCGAGTGCCGGCAGgggcgcgaggacggccgaCAGCAATATCTTCCAACACCTCATCGCCTGGAAGCTCGTCTATTGGGAGACGAGGGCCGGAGGGACAGCTGATCTATGAGCTCAACAAAGGGCCAGCAAAGCGCTGAAAACAGGCCTTTGTCCGTCGTTGGATGCCTTCACGTCCCAAGCTTTTCGGTGAGTGATTGCGGCCTTGCAAATTGGGCAGTGGTGGCGAGCAGCTGGTCTATCATGTCGTAGGGGCGCGGTCGCATCGGTGGATGAGCCAGCACTTCATCGCCAAGAGTCGAAGAGAGAAACGCAAAAACAACTCAGACAGGCGAGACGGGTGAGCCGGATCGTCGAGACGCCAGGGACATCTGTCGGGCATGAACGATCCGCCCAGCGGGTACCCGGGGCATCTAACGTTCTTGTAAGCGAAACTGGTGGCATGGCTTTCCCTGCTCCAAGTGGTCGCGAGTCGCGATAGCTCCCTCCACCTCGCAGCGGATTGATGAAGACTCTAACACTGAGCGACTGCCCCCACAGGCCAAAACGCCATGCCCGTCGCGACGTTGTTCTAGCGTTTCTAGTTCCCTGCCGTGGCGAAAAGTCTTAAGAAGCTTATTCACACGTGTGGAGACAACCATCTGAGAAGAGCAAGCAGCATCATGTCGACGCGATGAATGGCGCGCGTCAACAAAGCAAGTCCGGTTCAACATGTCGCCCCGTGGCACGTCAGTGGCCCGTTCGGCAACAAGGCATTTCAGGGGGCTCTGTGCCAAATCGGTGAGGTTGTGAAAGTCTCCAGAGAACTCTTTCACAGGCCCATTGATGCATAAACGTCGTTGAAGAGAATTACGTATATGCCTCCGACTCGTGTCGGGGATGCATCACTCTCGCAAGCCCAAAGGTGGACCGAGGGCCCACGGCGGGAACGATCGGCAGGCGTTTGGCTCCGACACGGGTCTTCACAACATCAGAAGGGACGAGCCTTGGCAGGGCTGCAGGGATATTGAGTCAAGTCGTTTACCTGGCTCTTTCAAATTTCAGTGCGGCAATCCCCGAAGGAGTTCATCTGGTTGCTCCATTCTGACCCCGGAAGTTGACTGCGATCAAGTTGAGTTGAGGACCACCGTGTGGCCCCTGACGTACCGCACGCTGTCGCAAATGCCCATGGCACACCCACATGGTGAGGTGACATTGGGTTTTCACACGTGGTGGCCTAGTAGTTGTACCTAGAAGGGAAGGTTCGCCACGCAAATCCGGCCGCTAGTAATGGAGAAACGGCGACCCGCTGAAGAAAGTGCGGCTTGCCAGAGCTGAATTCATTTGAGTAGGGCGATTGATCTGCGCTTGGTGCAGCTCGTCCCTGAAACCAACCGACGCGGACCAGTTTTGACCTCGGAGCGAGTGTCACAATGGGACGCGGTCGCCTCAATAGCGTGATCGACGTGCTTTGTGCGCGGAGCAGGGCATGTTAGATCGTGATTTTTCCGGAATGTCGTTCTCCAATGCGTCTTGTGCGAAGCCAAAAGAGGGGGATCCGACACAAGCCCTAGCCGGATCTTGTGTGACATGTATTAATGGGACCAAAAGGCATGCCGCAACTTTCCTTCACTTGATACACTTTGACAGTTGGTGCAGTCATTGCGGGGGATGTTTGATGTTGCGGAAACCGTTTAACATTGAACTGCCTTGTCTCGCTGGGCCGCTCCTGTTCTTGCGCGCATCTTAACTCTGCCTGACAGAGTACCGAGGGTCGAAGGGAGAGGGCTGGCCTTGGCTCGTAGTGGCATCACGAGTCCACGCTGAATTGAACTGCAGGCTGGTGGTCTATGGTCTAAAATCAGCCGTCAAACTCCGTAGCGTCACCTCAGCAGATCCTCACGACCAGCCTCTCGCAAAACTtcctgcaccgccgccagcaccctCGTGTGCAAGCTCTCGGAGGCCGCCACGAAGCCAAAGTTGGCACTCAGCTTCCTGCCGGTCACCAGGTCAATGTGTTTGCCGTGCACGTCCGTGATCTtgccgcccgtctcctcAAACAACAACATAGCACCGGCGTGGTCCCACACTTTGCCATAACGATCCCGACGGTTGTATACCCACACCGTCGTGTTGCCGAGGCCCATAGCCAACGCTGCCCAGCGCAGGACCCAAGGTAGGAGGTCGCATCCCGGATAGGCGGCACCGAGCCGTTGCGCCACTGCCTCGTGCACACCATCAAGAGCCGAGTCTGCCATGACAACCGATGTGATAAAGCGCAGGTCATGCCCCGGCCCTGTGGATGAAGATACGTGCGGAAGCTGTCGATGCTGGATGATTTCCGCGTTGCCCGCGAGGGGAAGAACCCAGGCACCGTGACCTTTGACTGCGTAGACGATGCAGCCCTCCCCAGACGGATCAATGTCCGGATTGTTAAGGGGCGCCGTGGCATTTATCGGCATGTTCGGACAGGCAACGGCGCTCACCGCCTGCTTGCCGTCAACGAGCAACGCGACATTGATGGCGTAAAGCTGTCCGCGAATAAACGTCTTTGTGCCGTCAATGGGGTCAAACACCCA from Purpureocillium takamizusanense chromosome 12, complete sequence harbors:
- a CDS encoding 3'(2'),5'-bisphosphate nucleotidase (EggNog:ENOG503PBKB~COG:F~COG:P); amino-acid sequence: MDNPYRRELSIAFAALQGAARLSQSIVSSADKGAISKSDLSPVTIADFAVQSLLIATCKAAFPDDSFVGEEDASDLRANPVLLDRVWDLLQDVKSFQEEAGFAVPDTKAQLCDLVDQAGSSSPASGRTWVFDPIDGTKTFIRGQLYAINVALLVDGKQAVSAVACPNMPINATAPLNNPDIDPSGEGCIVYAVKGHGAWVLPLAGNAEIIQHRQLPHVSSSTGPGHDLRFITSVVMADSALDGVHEAVAQRLGAAYPGCDLLPWVLRWAALAMGLGNTTVWVYNRRDRYGKVWDHAGAMLLFEETGGKITDVHGKHIDLVTGRKLSANFGFVAASESLHTRVLAAVQEVLREAGREDLLR